TAAAAAATATCGTATTTTACGTAGTTAGAGCCAAGATCAAAGTTGAGCTGGGTAAGTTAGATTTAGGTAGCTTTTAAAGGATGTCATCACAGCTGACACCCTAGGGTGCATATATGTCACTCTATCGGTAACACGTGTGTAACACTTGTAACGTTACATACGTTACAAGTAACGTACTAACTCGTTACAAATGATATTAATCCTCGTTGTTTTCAGTGTAGGGCTTAACTACCTCAACGATTTTATCCATATCAAGCGATTTAATGTAGTTTTCAAGCATAAATTTTAAATAAGGTGGATATGGAGTGCGTGACCCCCAGGCATTAACGGTTGCGTAAGGGATGTTAGATAATTCACTAAGTCGTTTTTTATTGATACCAGCTTTATTTAACAAGTTTTGAAATTCGTTTTTATCCATTTTTAGCCTTTATTTTTTATGAAATAATAGCATAACGCAATAAAAAATAAAAATAAAATATTGTTATGCTATTTTAGTTAATAATCTTTTAAGTATCGTTACAATATGATTTTACTTAAAATTAATAGCGTAAATATACTTTTAAAGGAGAACAAATGTTAATCCCAACCAATTCAGACAGACCAATGTTTAAAAGGTTTCATGAGTTTGTTATCGAGCAGAACAATGGCAACACAGAGGCAAGCGAACAAACACTTTATGATGTGGCATACTCGCTATTTTATGAGAGCCACACGCTAAGAAGCGAAAATGCTAGGGTTTTAATGCATAATGGCAAATTTCACGCACAACATGTCGAGCTAGAGGAGCAAAACGAGCAATTAAAAGCCAAGATAGAGCAAGCAAAAGCAAAGTTTGAAAGGCTAGCTAGTAATTACGTAGCCTTGTGCGATGAGATAGACGAGTTAAAAAAAGAAAATGCAGAGCTAAAAAGCAAATTATCACTAAAGGGGCAAAAATGAAGTTAGTTTTTAACGAAATCAATAAGAATTTTGAGTTAGGCATTGAAATAACTTGCGTATTAGGGCAAGTATCAACGTTAATGCTAGCACTAGCAAATAAACACGAGAGCATAGACGACAATGAGAGGCTAAACGCTACTTATCTACTAAGTGGTATTTTACTCGATATTGCCTCAACGCTTGACGATTATGCACTAAAAGACACAAAAGCGACTAAGGGGTAAGAAAATGACGGCCAAGAGATGCGTAAGACTATACGAGCTTGAAAGGGCTCGAAGCTTTGATGAGCTAATAAGCACACTAGAGCAAAGCCAGGACGTTAGCAGAGATGAAGCCATTTATCAAGCAGGGGCTAAGGCGTGGCTATTCGTAGATTATTACATTAACGAGCTCAGGCACGCAGAAGCACAAGTAAAGCACTTAAAAAGACAGCTTGACCGCCTAAGCCCTGGTGATAGAAGCAAAGAGGACTTTAATAAAAATAACCCCTTAGAAGCCAAAGGGATTTTTAAATGGCATAAGCCCTTAAAAGGTGCGAGCTTGCAAAACGATATGCAAGCAAGCTAATCATAATCTAAAGGGGCGAGGCTAGCCACTAACCTCATCACTCCACGAGAGGGTAAACAGCCTTTTTCATAAAATATTGAAAAAATCAAAAAGGCTAAATCAATCCTGCCAAAAGAGTTTAACACACTTGAAACCTTTTTTAAAATCCTTGATAAATTCTATCCAGACTGGGAGAAGCGAGCAGATGATTATTACTTAACCTAAATAGCCTTTTTAATCCTAAAAGTATTTAATAGCCCTTACACGGACGAAACTATTATTAACAATTTGAGAGTTATGAAAGTGAGTAAATACGATAAAGAGCTAGCCAAAATTTACGCTTTGCCACTAGAGGCTTACAAGTGTATTATGACAAATAGAATGAAGCCAGACAGAGCAAAGGCGAGCGCAAAACGATATGTAAAAAATACGATGTAAAGAAACGGCTATTTATTTAAATACCAAAGCATAAAACAGCAAAGAAACAGCAAAAGCTTTCGCAAAGGCAAGAACCGGAGCAAGCGAGGTTTTAAATAGTAAGTGCGAAAAGTTACCATACAAACAACGATAAAAACAAGGCTAAAAGCGAAAAGTTACCACTAAAAAGAATGGGAACAAAAATGAGCACTCAGCTGAAGCTCAAATAACGCTATTATCGGCACAAACTCAAAAATCAGAAATAGAAATGAGCGCCTAAGTGAATACCATGCGAATACTAGTAAGCACGCAATAAGCGTATAAAGTGGGTAGTTAGTGAATAAAAGTGAATGCCAAAGAGTGAATACTAAGCCACCTTTTAACAATACAAGCTAAAATAATCAAAAGAAAGGGTTGCAAATGCAGACATTAACCATACGGACAGATAACGCCGATTTCATAGAAAAAGCAAGAGAGATACTAATAACGCTAGCTAAATTTGACGGCGTGAAGCTAAACCTAAGCGATGAGGTTAAATATCAATCGCGCTTTAGCGAATATGAAGCGGACGTTGAGGCTATCAGACGCGGAGAGCTTGAAACCTATCCGCTGGAGGGAATACGCGACGAGATAGCCAAATGGTAATTAGACGCACAGCACGTTTTAACCTCGAATTAAAAGCAGTGTTTGACTTTATCGCAAAGGATAGCCCAAGCAGGGCGCAGAGTTTTGTTAGCAAGTTACTAGACGCCGTGGAGCTTTTGAGCGACAACCCACGACTAGGACGAGCGATAACGGACGACAAAAGAGAGCTAATCGCCAAAGGCTATGTAATACCCTACTTAATCAACAAAGACGCCATTAAACTTTTAGGCATTTACAAGGCTAACGAGTGGGGAGAGTGAAACGTATAAAAGCGATAACGTTTCACAAAATAACCTTAATTAAGTTTTCGAGCAAAAAAGAGATGAAAACTACTAATCCTTAAGCCAAAACGACCACTTTAAGCGTCCGAAACTTAAATCATTTAACTTTACAACTTTACAATCCCCTATTTTAGGCACTTATGATAGTTTTGTATTGAAAACTAAACTTTTCATAACCAAAAATTTAATCGCTTGAACCTTAAAAGCTCGAGTGTAAGTTTGAGTGTAAAAATTATTGCTTTTAATTTTCTCAAAATACGATAATAACGGACTTTAGAGCTAAAATCATTTTTCGCTTAACTCCACCATAAATCTAAATACATCTATCATTATTTATACCTTTTGCTAAAAATAACTTTTTACCAAAAAATAAGATGCCAATATGTAAAAATTTAATGGATAATTGATATTAAGACCCTTATCAACATTAGTAAAAGTTAATAACTAAAAAATAATTTTATAAATTTTTATCTTGCTTTAACAAAAAATAAAATAATATTCGCTATTAAAATTCAAAGGAAAAAAATGTTTTTAAAACGAGGAAAAATCATTTTCAACATCCACCTAATAATTGGACTAATTGCGGCTATTCCGCTAATATTCATGACTCTTTCAGCACCATTTGCATCTTATAGAGAAGAGATCAAAAGCGCAATAAATAAAAATTTTATAAACTTAGTTCCTAGCGAAAAAACAAATTTAAGTTTAAATGAACTCCTAGCTAAAGCAAAAAGTGAGATTCAATTTGATACGCTTGAAAGCTTACAAATAGGTGGAGCAAATGAAGCTTATCGTATAAGCATTACAAAGGATAAAAAGCAATTAAATTTCTTCATAGATCCAAGAAGTGGCGAAGTTATTAGCGAGGACTGGGGTGAGAAATTTCGTATCATTATCTTAAGTCTTCATAGAAATTTAGGACTTGCCTTGCTTGATAGCAAAGTACCAGCCAATATCGGCAAACAAATAGTTGCCATTAGCTCTATCATCATGGCTCTGCTTGCTATCAGTGGCCTCATCCTCTACGCACCAGCGATCAAGCGAAATTTCTTAAATTCGCTAAAAATTAAACCAAAAGCAAAGGGCTACGCCTGCTTCTACAACCTTCACACTAGCCTTGGCACCTACGTGGCGATCTTGCTTGTGGTGATGTCGCTAACTGGACTTTACTGGTCTTATGGCTGGGTCAGAAGCGGTGTAAATAGTATATTTTTTGATCTAAAAACAGCTCCAATGAAAAAAAGTCTACCACAATCAAATTTACTCCCAATAAGCGACGAGAAATTTAAAGAGATCGAGACTGCGGAGCAAATTTTTAAAGATAACGTCACACTAGAGCTAAAATCGCTCACGATAAACGTACCTGAAAATAACCAAACTACCTACACTATAAACTACGAAACTAGCGAGAGCCAAGTGGGCAAGCTAAAGCTTGACGCTAGCGCTGGCAAGATCAAAGAAAACAAGCTTGTTAGCAAGTCTGAGAGCATCCCAGAGGCAAAAAAGGCTGGGCGAAAAGTGCTTAGCTTGCACACTGGAGAGATGTTTGGCGAAATTGGTCAGGTAGTGTTTGCCGTATCATGTGTGATCGCGGTTTTACTAATCATAACTGGCTTTTTAATGACCATAAAAAGGACTAAGGCACTCTAAATAAAAGTAAATTTTTACCTTGCTTTGGGTAAGATTTTGAGAAATTTTTACTACAAACAAGAGAGAAATTTATGAATAGAAAACGCATATACAACCCAAGTTCAAATGAAAATTTGACCGACAGAAGAGTCTTTAACGGCAACCCACACGGCATTTTAAATTTCACCAAGGCAAAATACGAGTGGGCGTTAAAGCTTTGGGACCTCATGGAGGCAAATACCTGGTTTCCAAAGGAGGTCGATACCACCGATGACGTGCGCGACTACGCCTACAACCTCACAGAGGCCGAAAAACGCATGTATGACCTAGTCTGGAGCCAGCTCATCTCGATGGATAGCTTTCAGACAAACAACCTAGCTGATAACATCAACCCTTACATTACCGCGCCAGAGATTAACGCCGTGCTAAGCCGCCAAGCCTACGAAGAGGCAAACCACAGCAAGTCTTACGCTGTCATGGTCGAAGCGATCTGTGACAATACCGACCTCATCTACGAGATGGAGAAGCACGACGATGTATTGCGCGAGAAAAACGACTACATCTCAAGTGTCTATGAGGAGCTTGCAGGTGAAGTAACTGACGAAAAACTACTTCTTGCGATGGTTGCCAACCAAATTTTAGAGGGTATCTATTTTTACAGCGGCTTTACAGCGATCTACGCTCTAGCTCGTGCGGGCAAGATGCTGGGCTCAGCGCAGATGATACGCTTCATCCAACGCGACGAGATCACGCACCTACTTTTGTTTCAAAACATGATAAATTCAGTCCGCAAAGAGAGATCTGACCTTTTCACAACTGAAACTGAGGCAAAAATTTATGATATGTTTGAAAAAGCTGGAAATTTAGAGATCAAATGGGGCAAATACATCACTCAAAACCAAATAATGGGCTTTACTGATGATATCATCGAGCAGTACATCCACTATCTCATCGACCAACGCCTAGTTGCGATCGGCCTAAAACGCAAATACAACGTAGCTCACCCTATCAAATGGGTCGATGACTTTGCGAAATTTAACGACCAAAAGTCAAATTTCTTTGAAGCAAAGGTGACAAACTATAGCAAGGGAAGTATCAGCTTTGATGACTTTTAAAAATAGCATCTTAGCCCTTGCCTGCGTGCTTTTTGCGGGGTGTGCGAGCAGCAATCAAAGGATAATTGATCAAGCAAATAAAAATAATCTCGAAAATTTCTACGCCTACAAGCTTGTTAAGGTAAAAGAGACAAGCCAAGCGGAAATCTATCAAGAGATGCCAAACGGTGAAATTGCACCAAGTTTCGCACCGCTAGGATCTGTGCTAGGAAATGACGTGATGTTTGGCATAAACAAACAGTGTGGCTTTGAAGCAAAAGATCTAAAAGAGGTAAGAATAGTTTCACATGATGAGGCTAGGGGTCTTGGCTTTGAGGTCTGGGTCTTTAACGATTCATTCTCCCAGAGAGATGATAAAATCACAGCTATAAGCGTTATTTTAAAAGCTACACCAAACATAGGTGGTACGGATATAAACTGCAAAATTCCAAAAGACTGCCACGACGAAAAACCTATGACATTTGTATTTGGAAAATAAATGAGCGAAAATTTAAACCTAATAAGCCTAACTTTAAAGGCAAAAAATGCAACAGATCGCCTAGAAGAGCTTGCAAATTTAGTTGAGGCTGCGCCTGAAAACTCACTCATTCTTGCAAGCGAGCTTTGCATAAGTGGATATGATTTCGACGGCTTTTTCGCAGGGGCAAACAAAGCGATGCTCGGTGGCATGATAGGCAGCTTTGATGCAATGCTACTTGAACGCTTGCAAGAGGCGCTTAGCCCAGATAAATTTCTTGGTTTTACGCACCTTACTAGCCTAAACAAAAGTGCAGGGCTCGCTCAAATTTCAAATCTAAATCCGCACCAGCCAAAAATTTATAACGAATTTTTGCTTCTTAACTCAAATAATGTTTTTCATTCACAATTTAAAGCCGAACTTTTTAGGCCAAATTTAGAGCATGAAATTTTTGCCGCTGGCGAGGTGAGCGATATAAATGCCTTTAATTTTAGAGGGCTCAAGCTTGGCGTGCTAATATGCTTTGAACTACGCGATAGCACACTTTGGGCAAAGCTAAAAGGATGTGACATCATCATGGTGCCAGCCATGTGGGGTAAGGCTAGAGAGGATGCTTATCTTAGCCTATGCAAGGCTCTAGCTATCGCAAACAACTGCTACGTCATGATCTCAAGCTCTCTTGCATTAGAAGTTGCTGGAGTATTTTTACCAGATGGCACGTTAGAGCAAAGCGCGGTTTTTGATGCAAATTTGATCACGCAGATAAAGAAAAACTTAGGGCTTTTATAAATTTTAAGATAAGCTTTAAATCGTATAATAACGATTTAATTTTTATTTAGGATATAAATTTTGACCCAACTAGAAGCGATAAAATGCCAAAATTTGGCTAGCGATATAGCCGACGAGATCACGCTAAGCCCACTTTTGTTCGATGCGATAGCCACCACTGAGCGTGAAATTTTTGTACCAATCACTGCACATGCTTATAAGCTCGATGCTCAGCCGATACTGGGCAATCAGTGGATCAGCTCACCGCTAACTGTGGCAAAGATGACAATGGCACTAGAGTGCGAAAATATGGACAATATCCTAGAAATAGGCTGCGGTAGTGGCTATCAAGCAGCGATTTTAAGCAAACTTGCACATAGAATTTTTAGTGTCGAGCGTATAGAAAAGCTAGCCATGGAGGCGAAAAAACGCTTCGAGGCACTAAAAATAAAAAACGTGCATGTAAGATATGACGATGGCAACAACGGCTGGCGAAGCTACGCACCATTTGATCGGATCTTGCTCTCGGCAGCTGCTGACGAGATCTCACCAAATTTATTTAAGCAGCTTAAAAATGGTGGAATTTTAGTAGCTCCAATGAAAAAAGATGGCAAGCAATTTATCGCTAAATTTAAAAAAGATAAAGATGGAAATTTAGAAAAAGAGTACTTGGATGAGTGCCTTTTTGTGCCACTTCTTGAAGGTAGAGAGTAGCCTAAAATTAGGCAAAGCCTAAGCCTTGCCTAAATGTTAGAATTTATAAGTATAGCCTGTATAAATTCCTATAGTCGTATCTCTTAGCTGAGCTCCGCTATTTTTCTTATAAAAAGTCTTATCAGCTTTTAAGCCAAACTCGATCGCGTTATGTTCATCAAATGAGTAGATACCGCCCGCTTTTGCGCCAACTAGCAAGCCTTTGAAATTTTTCTTACTTGTTTCGTTATTAAATCTCTCTCTAACGCTCAAGTAGCCAAGACCTGTGTATCCGCCAAGAACGGCTTTAAAATTTTCAGTGATGCTTGGCGTATAATCAACACCGCCTAAAAATTTATGCTTACTCCATTTTGCATCTGATTCACCAGCATTTTTCCTAGCTTTAAAGTCATAATAATAACCACCATAAGCTCTATAGCTGTCAAAATCATAACCGCCATAAAAGCCAAGACCATAGTGACCTTTTTTGAAGTTATTTTTCTCACTACTTGCTATGTTTTTTGTTTTGATTTTTGAGTTAAACGAATAATCACCTTCACCACCAACAAATGCACCTTGAGCTAGTGCAGCTGAGCTTACCAAAGCTAGAATTAAGCTTGATTTTACAAGTAAATTTTTCATACCTCTCCTTTAAAAAATTTTTGAGATTTTACATCTATGCTTTTAATCTATATAAAATTTAAATTTAATAAGAAATTTTATACCAAGTGCCAATTTATTACTAATAGTAAATGTAGTAAGTATGAGTATTATTAAGAAGATAAGAGCAAAAATACTTAAA
This sequence is a window from Campylobacter concisus. Protein-coding genes within it:
- a CDS encoding HrcA family transcriptional regulator translates to MKVSKYDKELAKIYALPLEAYKCIMTNRMKPDRAKASAKRYVKNTM
- a CDS encoding type II toxin-antitoxin system RelE/ParE family toxin codes for the protein MVIRRTARFNLELKAVFDFIAKDSPSRAQSFVSKLLDAVELLSDNPRLGRAITDDKRELIAKGYVIPYLINKDAIKLLGIYKANEWGE
- a CDS encoding PepSY-associated TM helix domain-containing protein — translated: MFLKRGKIIFNIHLIIGLIAAIPLIFMTLSAPFASYREEIKSAINKNFINLVPSEKTNLSLNELLAKAKSEIQFDTLESLQIGGANEAYRISITKDKKQLNFFIDPRSGEVISEDWGEKFRIIILSLHRNLGLALLDSKVPANIGKQIVAISSIIMALLAISGLILYAPAIKRNFLNSLKIKPKAKGYACFYNLHTSLGTYVAILLVVMSLTGLYWSYGWVRSGVNSIFFDLKTAPMKKSLPQSNLLPISDEKFKEIETAEQIFKDNVTLELKSLTINVPENNQTTYTINYETSESQVGKLKLDASAGKIKENKLVSKSESIPEAKKAGRKVLSLHTGEMFGEIGQVVFAVSCVIAVLLIITGFLMTIKRTKAL
- a CDS encoding ribonucleotide-diphosphate reductase subunit beta, coding for MNRKRIYNPSSNENLTDRRVFNGNPHGILNFTKAKYEWALKLWDLMEANTWFPKEVDTTDDVRDYAYNLTEAEKRMYDLVWSQLISMDSFQTNNLADNINPYITAPEINAVLSRQAYEEANHSKSYAVMVEAICDNTDLIYEMEKHDDVLREKNDYISSVYEELAGEVTDEKLLLAMVANQILEGIYFYSGFTAIYALARAGKMLGSAQMIRFIQRDEITHLLLFQNMINSVRKERSDLFTTETEAKIYDMFEKAGNLEIKWGKYITQNQIMGFTDDIIEQYIHYLIDQRLVAIGLKRKYNVAHPIKWVDDFAKFNDQKSNFFEAKVTNYSKGSISFDDF
- a CDS encoding carbon-nitrogen hydrolase family protein, with translation MSENLNLISLTLKAKNATDRLEELANLVEAAPENSLILASELCISGYDFDGFFAGANKAMLGGMIGSFDAMLLERLQEALSPDKFLGFTHLTSLNKSAGLAQISNLNPHQPKIYNEFLLLNSNNVFHSQFKAELFRPNLEHEIFAAGEVSDINAFNFRGLKLGVLICFELRDSTLWAKLKGCDIIMVPAMWGKAREDAYLSLCKALAIANNCYVMISSSLALEVAGVFLPDGTLEQSAVFDANLITQIKKNLGLL
- a CDS encoding protein-L-isoaspartate(D-aspartate) O-methyltransferase — translated: MTQLEAIKCQNLASDIADEITLSPLLFDAIATTEREIFVPITAHAYKLDAQPILGNQWISSPLTVAKMTMALECENMDNILEIGCGSGYQAAILSKLAHRIFSVERIEKLAMEAKKRFEALKIKNVHVRYDDGNNGWRSYAPFDRILLSAAADEISPNLFKQLKNGGILVAPMKKDGKQFIAKFKKDKDGNLEKEYLDECLFVPLLEGRE